The following is a genomic window from Spirochaetota bacterium.
TATGATTTTTCAAAATATTAAACAACATATACCCTTCTAGTACTTTATAAATTTCAAAAAATAATAATATAGCTTTCTATAAAATCAATATTTTTTATAAATTAAACTACTAATAATATAACTTATATTACTATTATTGTTTATGTTATTTCTATTTTTCTTTTAATTTGCTATTTATATGTTTCAAATCTTTTATAAAAATTATAATTTTTAATTTTTTAAAAAAAAGTATAAAAAATGCTCTTTCTTATTGTTTATTATTTATTATTTATTTATTATAATATTTTATAAAATTTTCTATACTCCTGTCATATGTTTTTTCACCTTTTTGATTAAAAAAACAACCAGGTATTTCACCATTTTTCCTATGATAATCAATACATTCACAACAAATTCCTTTTCTTGAACAAGGTTCATATGTGCAGGTACAATTTTTTAAGTTATTTGTTTTATTCTGACAGGACATAAAACCTCCAATTTATTGTTTATTTTATAATAGCTCTTTTAACTAACAATATATGATCCTCTATGAAAATAAATTAATTTTTATATATAAAAAATCAAGAAAAACATAAAACCTATATAATTTTTTTATCCAAATTAGTTAAGTTTTTTAATTCTTTAATTTTTTATTGAAATTATTTTTATAAATATTAATATATATAATATATTATTTCTAATTTTATATGGAGGAAAACATGAAAATAAAAAATCTTGCCATATTACTTTTAACAATTTGTCTTACTTTTCTCTCTTTAAACTCTTCAAATATTAAACTTAAAAATAATAGTATTATATTTAAAAACACTTTCAAAAATCAAAAACTATTTAACAAAAATTTAACAGATACAATTCCATACGATATAGCTCTTGACTCTTCTGGTAATATATATTTAACAGGTTATACTAATGGAAATCTTGATGGACAAAATAAAAATGGCACACAAGATCTTTTTTTAATTAAGTTTAATTCAAGTGGAGACAAAATCTGGACCATACGGTCTACTGGAGCTGATACAAGATCATATAATTTAACAATTGATTCTTCTGATAATATTTTTTTAACAGGATGGACA
Proteins encoded in this region:
- a CDS encoding DUF6485 family protein, which translates into the protein MSCQNKTNNLKNCTCTYEPCSRKGICCECIDYHRKNGEIPGCFFNQKGEKTYDRSIENFIKYYNK
- a CDS encoding SBBP repeat-containing protein; its protein translation is MKIKNLAILLLTICLTFLSLNSSNIKLKNNSIIFKNTFKNQKLFNKNLTDTIPYDIALDSSGNIYLTGYTNGNLDGQNKNGTQDLFLIKFNSSGDKIWTIRSTGADTRSYNLTIDSSDNIFLTGWTDGNLNGQIKSGSKTLFLIKYNSSGIKQWIKLLGVLKIIFYKI